From one Streptomyces sp. N50 genomic stretch:
- a CDS encoding SDR family oxidoreductase has protein sequence MTLEGARERWVRTGGVELCVAELGDPSRPTVVLVHGYPDSKEVWSEVASRLADRFHVVLYDVRGHGRSTAPEPLRGGFTLEKLTDDFLAVADAVSPDRPVHLVGHDWGSVQSWEFVTVEQTVGRIASFTSMSGPSLDHFGHWINKRLTRPTPRRVGQLLGQGAKSWYVYLLHTPVLPELAWRGPLGKRWPRILERVEKVPRGDYPTSSLPTDAAHGAWLYRDNVRARLRRPRTDAYAHAPVQLITPLGDAFLSEKLYDELELWAPGAVRHTLPAKHWIPRTRPDQLASWITEFVTTHEGERPRPTPATGKYVERFGGQLVLVTGAGSGIGRATAFAFAESGARVVAVDRDTESAARTAELARLIGAPEAWAETVDVSDEQAMEKLAAKVAAEYGVVDVLVNNAGIGLSGSFFDTTPEDWKKVLDVNLWGVIHGCRLFGKQMADRGQGGHIVNTASAAAFQPSKVLPAYSTSKAAVLMLSECLRAELSGQGIGVSAICPGLVNTNITSTAHFAGVDAAEEKRRQKKSARLYGMRNYPPEKVADAILRAVVRNEAVVPVTPEARGAHLMSRFAPRALRAMARLEPPL, from the coding sequence GTGACGCTTGAGGGTGCGCGCGAGCGCTGGGTGCGGACGGGTGGAGTCGAGCTGTGCGTGGCCGAGTTGGGGGACCCCTCGCGCCCCACGGTCGTCCTGGTGCACGGCTACCCCGACAGCAAGGAGGTGTGGTCCGAGGTCGCGTCCCGCCTCGCGGACCGCTTCCACGTCGTGCTCTACGACGTCCGGGGCCACGGCCGGTCGACGGCACCGGAGCCGCTGCGGGGCGGGTTCACCCTGGAGAAGCTCACGGACGACTTCCTGGCGGTCGCGGACGCGGTCAGCCCGGACCGGCCGGTGCACCTCGTGGGGCACGACTGGGGCTCGGTGCAGTCCTGGGAGTTCGTCACCGTCGAGCAGACGGTGGGCCGGATCGCCTCCTTCACGTCGATGTCCGGGCCGTCCCTCGACCACTTCGGGCACTGGATCAACAAGCGCCTGACCCGGCCCACCCCGCGCCGCGTCGGCCAACTCCTCGGCCAGGGCGCCAAGTCCTGGTACGTGTACCTGCTGCACACGCCCGTGCTGCCTGAACTCGCCTGGCGCGGCCCCCTGGGCAAGCGCTGGCCGAGGATCCTGGAGCGCGTCGAGAAGGTCCCGCGCGGCGACTACCCGACCTCGTCGCTCCCCACGGACGCGGCCCACGGCGCCTGGCTGTACCGGGACAACGTCCGCGCCAGGCTGCGCAGGCCACGCACGGACGCGTACGCGCACGCGCCCGTGCAGCTCATCACGCCCCTGGGGGACGCGTTTCTCTCCGAGAAGCTCTACGACGAACTGGAGTTGTGGGCGCCGGGGGCGGTGCGCCACACGCTGCCCGCCAAGCACTGGATCCCGCGCACCCGGCCCGATCAACTGGCTTCCTGGATCACGGAGTTCGTGACCACCCATGAGGGCGAGCGGCCCAGGCCGACACCGGCGACCGGCAAGTACGTGGAGCGGTTCGGCGGCCAGCTCGTGCTGGTCACGGGCGCGGGCAGCGGCATCGGGCGGGCCACGGCGTTCGCGTTCGCCGAGTCCGGCGCGCGCGTGGTGGCCGTCGACCGGGACACGGAAAGTGCCGCCCGCACCGCCGAGTTGGCGCGGCTGATCGGCGCCCCCGAGGCCTGGGCCGAGACGGTCGACGTCTCCGACGAGCAGGCCATGGAGAAGCTCGCCGCGAAGGTCGCCGCCGAGTACGGCGTGGTGGACGTGCTCGTGAACAACGCCGGAATCGGACTCTCCGGTTCCTTCTTCGACACCACCCCGGAGGACTGGAAGAAGGTCCTGGACGTCAACCTGTGGGGCGTGATCCACGGCTGCCGCCTCTTCGGGAAACAGATGGCCGACCGCGGCCAGGGCGGCCACATCGTCAACACGGCCTCGGCGGCGGCGTTCCAGCCCTCCAAGGTGCTGCCCGCCTACAGCACCTCCAAGGCGGCAGTGCTGATGCTCAGCGAGTGCCTGCGCGCCGAGTTGTCCGGGCAGGGGATCGGCGTCTCGGCGATATGCCCGGGCCTCGTCAACACCAACATCACCTCGACCGCGCACTTCGCCGGGGTCGACGCCGCCGAGGAGAAAAGGCGCCAGAAGAAGTCGGCGCGGCTCTACGGGATGCGCAACTACCCGCCGGAGAAGGTCGCCGACGCGATCCTGCGGGCCGTCGTCCGCAACGAGGCCGTCGTGCCCGTCACCCCAGAGGCGCGCGGCGCCCACCTCATGTCCCGGTTCGCCCCGCGCGCGTTGCGGGCGATGGCCCGCCTGGAGCCGCCGCTGTGA
- a CDS encoding metal-dependent hydrolase, protein MTSESEQHAIAPRRVSFDWSRTPLHWIPDEPTATHVINVLHLLLPAGERWFVKVFKEGLPLVRDPQLLADVKGFMGQEATHSVQHAHVLDHLAAQRLDTADFTRYVDFLFERLLGERPPLGAPLPEREWLRFRLAVVAAIEQFTAVLGDWILAAEALDHSGADAIMLDLLRWHGAEEVEHRAVAYDMFQHCGGHGLPRYARRVAGMAVTAPVMLSLWAWGTAYLIRHDPQLARRVRYSLTEHNRAVRKGLLPTWRSLGAAVPRYLRRSYHPSREGSLNRAVEYLKRSPAARAGAA, encoded by the coding sequence GTGACCTCCGAGAGCGAGCAGCACGCGATCGCCCCGCGCCGCGTCTCCTTCGACTGGTCGCGCACACCCCTGCACTGGATACCGGACGAACCGACCGCCACCCACGTCATCAACGTGCTGCACCTGCTGCTGCCGGCGGGGGAGCGGTGGTTCGTCAAGGTCTTCAAGGAGGGCCTGCCGCTGGTCAGGGACCCTCAACTCCTCGCGGACGTCAAGGGGTTCATGGGCCAGGAGGCCACCCACAGCGTCCAGCACGCGCACGTGCTGGACCATCTCGCGGCCCAGCGGCTCGACACCGCGGACTTCACCCGGTACGTCGACTTCCTCTTCGAACGACTCCTCGGCGAACGCCCGCCGCTCGGCGCGCCGTTGCCCGAGCGGGAGTGGCTGCGCTTCCGGCTGGCGGTCGTCGCGGCGATCGAGCAGTTCACGGCGGTGCTGGGCGACTGGATCCTGGCCGCCGAGGCCCTCGACCACTCCGGCGCCGACGCGATCATGCTCGACCTGCTGCGCTGGCACGGCGCCGAGGAGGTCGAACACCGCGCGGTCGCCTACGACATGTTCCAGCACTGCGGAGGCCACGGCCTCCCCCGCTACGCCCGCCGCGTCGCCGGCATGGCGGTGACCGCGCCCGTGATGCTCTCCCTGTGGGCCTGGGGCACGGCCTACTTGATACGCCACGACCCCCAACTCGCGCGCCGCGTCCGCTACTCGCTCACCGAACACAACAGGGCCGTACGCAAAGGCCTGTTGCCCACCTGGCGCTCCCTCGGCGCGGCCGTCCCCCGCTATCTGCGGCGCTCCTACCATCCGTCGCGGGAGGGGTCGTTGAACCGGGCGGTGGAGTACCTGAAGCGCTCACCGGCGGCGCGGGCGGGGGCTGCGTGA
- a CDS encoding MerR family transcriptional regulator produces the protein MEDLAHLSGTTVRTIRAYQDRGLLPRPERRGRANVYADAHLARLRQIADLLDRGYGLASIKELLDAWDAGRGLGGVLGLAAEVDGPWTDEQAVRISRAELEQRFGGSPDDAAVAEAVELGVLEPVPGDTDSFLVPSPQELAVAVELYASGVPLPAIASHLRELRVQVEHIASRFLEFTTEHVFARYLDGSHRPTDADATEAASLVRRLRPLAQQTVDAELARAMRLFANRSLRRHLGAAESSRPVSSSRSVAVPETTMRAVEGLVGPERAAEFIALAAERELRARALDALMPRGGPPADLDEQV, from the coding sequence ATCGAGGACCTCGCGCATCTCAGCGGAACCACCGTCCGCACCATCCGCGCCTACCAGGACCGCGGCCTGCTCCCCCGCCCCGAGCGGCGCGGCCGGGCCAACGTGTACGCCGACGCCCATCTCGCCCGGCTCCGGCAGATCGCGGACCTCCTCGACCGCGGCTACGGCCTGGCGTCCATCAAGGAGTTGCTGGACGCCTGGGACGCGGGCCGGGGGCTTGGCGGGGTGCTCGGACTGGCCGCCGAGGTCGACGGGCCGTGGACGGACGAGCAGGCGGTCCGGATCTCGCGCGCCGAGCTGGAGCAGCGCTTCGGCGGCAGCCCTGACGACGCGGCCGTCGCCGAGGCCGTCGAACTCGGCGTACTGGAGCCGGTCCCTGGAGACACCGACTCCTTCCTCGTGCCGAGCCCCCAAGAGCTGGCGGTGGCCGTCGAGTTGTACGCCTCGGGGGTTCCGCTGCCCGCGATCGCCTCCCACCTGCGGGAGTTGAGGGTCCAGGTGGAGCACATCGCCTCCCGTTTCCTGGAGTTCACCACCGAGCACGTCTTCGCCCGCTACCTCGACGGTTCGCACCGCCCGACGGACGCGGATGCCACAGAGGCCGCCTCACTCGTACGACGACTGCGGCCCCTCGCGCAGCAGACGGTGGACGCCGAACTCGCCCGCGCGATGCGGCTGTTCGCCAACCGGTCGCTGCGCCGGCACCTCGGTGCGGCGGAGTCTTCCCGGCCCGTGTCCTCGTCACGTTCCGTGGCCGTGCCCGAGACGACAATGCGGGCCGTGGAGGGGTTGGTTGGGCCGGAGAGGGCGGCGGAGTTCATCGCGCTGGCGGCCGAACGGGAGCTGCGGGCAAGGGCGTTGGATGCGCTCATGCCAAGGGGTGGGCCCCCAGCTGATCTTGACGAACAGGTGTGA
- a CDS encoding RNA 2'-phosphotransferase, producing the protein MDERRTVKVSKYLSKHLRHQPERIGLTLDEAGWVEIDTLIAACAAHGFRFDREELDHVVATNDKRRFAIEGTRIRASQGHSIEVDLGLPPATPPPYLFHGTVARVLDAIRAEGLRPMNRHAVHLSADRETATRVGARRGRPVVLSVDAGAMHKDGHVFRVSENGVWLTEAVPVRYLRFPAPH; encoded by the coding sequence ATGGATGAAAGACGCACCGTGAAGGTGTCGAAGTACCTCTCCAAGCATCTGCGCCACCAGCCCGAGCGGATCGGGCTCACTCTCGACGAGGCTGGCTGGGTCGAGATCGACACGCTGATCGCGGCCTGTGCCGCACACGGGTTCCGGTTCGACCGCGAGGAACTCGACCATGTGGTGGCCACGAACGACAAGCGCCGGTTCGCGATCGAGGGCACCCGGATCCGCGCCAGCCAGGGCCACAGCATCGAGGTCGACCTCGGACTGCCCCCGGCCACCCCGCCGCCGTACCTCTTCCACGGCACGGTCGCCCGCGTCCTGGACGCGATCCGGGCCGAGGGGCTCCGGCCCATGAACCGCCACGCCGTGCACCTCTCCGCCGACCGGGAGACCGCGACCCGTGTGGGCGCCCGCCGCGGCCGGCCCGTCGTGCTCTCCGTGGACGCGGGCGCGATGCACAAGGACGGCCACGTGTTCCGGGTCAGTGAGAACGGGGTCTGGCTCACGGAGGCGGTGCCCGTGCGATACCTGCGCTTCCCCGCGCCTCACTGA
- a CDS encoding LLM class flavin-dependent oxidoreductase, protein MSLRLSTVILPYRRWNEGSRESWQRAEQLGFHTGFTYDHLSWRTFRDGPWFGAVPTLTAAAAVTERMRLGTLVTSPNFRHPVTLAKELISLDDVSDGRVTLGIGAGGTGFDATALGQEPWTPRERADRLGEFVPLLDRLLTEDSVSYKGDFYSAHEARNIPGCVQRPRLPFAVAATGPRGLKLAARYGQAWVTTGDPKLFENGTPEQSVHAIRGQVDKLADACAAIGRDVAGIDKILLTGFTPDRGRPLESLGAFVDFAGRHQELGFTDIVIHWPIPDSDFAADEKVFEQIAMEAPTQLR, encoded by the coding sequence ATGAGCCTGCGCCTGAGCACCGTGATCCTCCCGTACCGCCGCTGGAACGAGGGGAGCCGCGAGTCCTGGCAGCGCGCGGAGCAGCTCGGCTTCCACACCGGTTTCACCTACGACCACCTGTCCTGGCGCACCTTCCGGGACGGCCCGTGGTTCGGTGCCGTACCAACGCTGACCGCCGCCGCGGCCGTCACCGAGCGGATGCGGCTGGGCACCCTGGTCACGTCGCCGAACTTCCGGCACCCGGTGACCCTCGCCAAGGAGCTCATCTCGCTGGACGACGTCTCCGACGGGCGGGTCACCCTCGGCATCGGCGCGGGCGGCACCGGCTTCGACGCCACCGCGCTCGGCCAGGAGCCATGGACCCCGCGTGAGCGTGCCGACCGGCTCGGGGAGTTCGTTCCGCTGCTGGACCGGCTGCTCACCGAGGACTCCGTCTCGTACAAGGGCGACTTCTACTCGGCGCACGAGGCGCGCAACATCCCGGGCTGTGTACAGCGGCCCCGGCTGCCCTTCGCGGTGGCCGCCACGGGTCCTCGTGGGCTGAAGCTCGCCGCCCGGTACGGACAGGCGTGGGTGACCACCGGCGACCCCAAGCTGTTCGAGAACGGGACCCCTGAGCAGTCGGTTCACGCCATTCGCGGGCAGGTCGACAAGCTGGCCGACGCCTGCGCCGCGATCGGCCGGGACGTGGCCGGGATCGACAAGATCCTGCTCACCGGTTTCACCCCGGACCGCGGCCGCCCGCTGGAGTCCCTCGGCGCCTTCGTCGACTTCGCGGGCCGGCACCAGGAACTGGGCTTCACCGACATCGTGATCCATTGGCCGATCCCGGACTCCGACTTCGCCGCGGACGAGAAGGTCTTCGAGCAGATCGCCATGGAGGCTCCGACCCAGCTCCGCTGA
- a CDS encoding Cof-type HAD-IIB family hydrolase — protein MRENGPVTSATRQPETPASAVPPRLIATDLDGTLLRDDKSVSPRTVAALAAAEEAGIEVFFVTGRPARWMDVVSDHVHGHGLAICGNGAAVVDLHGGPGAHRFVKVRELARENALDAVRVVREAAPGTVYAIELTYGFYQEQAYPKLHMEIPDSLATAEKLLAPDAPGADEPVLKILAFHPELDPDVFLNVARLALGDRANVTRSSPSALLEISGPGVSKASTLALCCAERGIAPEEVVAFGDMPNDVEMLTWAGQSYAMGNAHPDVLAAASGRTVDNNEDGVAVVIERMLAERR, from the coding sequence ATGCGGGAGAATGGCCCGGTGACCTCAGCTACTCGACAGCCCGAGACCCCGGCCTCCGCCGTCCCGCCACGGCTGATCGCCACCGACCTGGACGGCACCCTGCTGCGCGACGACAAGTCGGTGTCCCCCCGCACGGTGGCGGCCCTGGCGGCGGCCGAGGAGGCGGGTATCGAGGTCTTCTTCGTCACCGGCCGCCCGGCCCGCTGGATGGACGTCGTCAGCGACCACGTCCACGGCCACGGCCTGGCGATCTGCGGCAACGGCGCCGCCGTGGTCGACCTGCACGGCGGCCCCGGCGCCCACCGCTTCGTGAAGGTCCGCGAACTGGCCCGGGAGAACGCCCTCGACGCCGTACGCGTGGTGCGCGAGGCCGCGCCCGGCACGGTGTACGCGATCGAGCTGACGTACGGCTTCTACCAGGAGCAGGCGTATCCGAAGTTGCACATGGAGATACCGGACAGCCTCGCCACCGCCGAGAAACTCCTCGCGCCGGACGCCCCGGGGGCCGACGAACCGGTGCTGAAGATCCTCGCGTTCCACCCCGAGCTGGACCCGGACGTCTTCCTGAACGTCGCCCGCCTCGCCCTCGGCGACCGCGCCAACGTCACCCGCTCCAGCCCCAGCGCCCTGCTGGAGATCAGCGGGCCCGGCGTCTCCAAGGCCAGCACCCTCGCCCTGTGCTGCGCTGAACGCGGTATCGCGCCCGAGGAGGTCGTCGCCTTCGGAGACATGCCGAACGACGTCGAGATGCTCACGTGGGCGGGGCAGTCGTACGCGATGGGCAACGCGCACCCGGACGTACTCGCCGCGGCCTCCGGTCGGACCGTCGACAACAACGAGGACGGCGTGGCGGTCGTGATCGAGCGGATGCTGGCGGAACGGCGGTAG
- a CDS encoding M23 family metallopeptidase: MRSSRRYPLLVPVLLCALAVLAARPGDDDTHTVAGASAEVARLYQDAAVAAQRYEAGRQEADAQRARAQRVEGQLDRERREIARLHEDLGRIARAQYRSGGGIPMAARIILADSPEDLMRDQHVFSQADLAVGNAIGRSHRAEARLAGDEAKAASAWRTLEKRNAELAELKQGIQRKLEEARGQLQGQADASVAAGSCRGAVRLDQPPNRVTDPWVAPVETVELSAGFGSGGSRWANRHTGQDFAVPIGTPVRAAGAGRVVRVSCGGAFGIAVVIEHPGGYYTQYAHLAAVTVDQGDRVTTGQWIAQSGTTGNSTGPHLHFEVRVTPDMGSAVDPLPWLAQRGVPVA, translated from the coding sequence ATGCGCTCATCTCGCCGATATCCGCTGCTCGTTCCGGTGCTGTTGTGCGCGCTCGCCGTCCTGGCGGCCCGTCCCGGCGACGACGACACCCACACCGTCGCCGGTGCCAGCGCGGAGGTGGCGCGGCTGTACCAGGACGCGGCGGTCGCGGCGCAGCGGTACGAGGCGGGGCGGCAGGAGGCCGACGCCCAACGGGCCCGTGCCCAGCGGGTCGAGGGGCAACTGGACCGCGAGCGGCGGGAGATCGCTCGGCTGCACGAGGACCTGGGCCGGATCGCCCGCGCCCAGTACCGCAGCGGCGGCGGTATCCCGATGGCCGCCCGGATCATCCTCGCGGACAGCCCCGAGGACCTGATGCGCGATCAGCACGTCTTCTCGCAGGCGGATCTCGCCGTCGGCAACGCGATCGGCAGGAGCCACCGGGCCGAGGCACGGCTTGCCGGCGACGAGGCGAAGGCCGCGTCGGCCTGGCGGACGCTGGAGAAGCGGAACGCCGAACTCGCCGAGCTGAAGCAGGGCATCCAGCGGAAACTCGAAGAGGCGCGCGGTCAGTTGCAGGGTCAGGCGGACGCCTCGGTCGCGGCGGGAAGTTGTCGGGGCGCCGTCCGCCTCGATCAGCCGCCGAACCGGGTCACCGACCCGTGGGTCGCACCGGTGGAGACAGTCGAACTGTCCGCGGGCTTCGGCAGCGGCGGTTCCCGCTGGGCGAACCGGCACACCGGCCAGGACTTCGCGGTGCCCATCGGCACGCCGGTGCGCGCGGCCGGCGCGGGCCGGGTGGTGCGGGTGTCCTGCGGAGGCGCCTTCGGCATCGCGGTCGTGATCGAGCACCCGGGCGGCTACTACACGCAGTACGCCCACCTCGCCGCCGTCACCGTCGACCAGGGGGACCGCGTGACCACCGGCCAGTGGATCGCCCAGTCCGGCACGACCGGCAACTCCACCGGCCCCCACCTGCACTTCGAGGTACGGGTCACCCCGGACATGGGATCGGCGGTCGACCCGCTGCCCTGGCTGGCACAGCGGGGAGTCCCGGTCGCCTAA
- a CDS encoding GAF domain-containing protein: MSAAARPGPPSSAPGLSAELAARVPQLLEAMRSVGSGLELHSTLERICEAAATLTDARYAGLGVVDEDGDALADFVFHGADAGTARRIGRFPDGHTGLLGALIRESEPVRLTDVAEDPRSWGFPEHHPRMRAFLGVPIRVAGEVFGNLYLGEKRGGDPFNDYDVSMVRVLATEAGIAIGNARLYEAAKQRERWIDGSVAVTTALLSGGDAEEALQVVAERARRLSGSAAGIVLLPAVEGGMEIVAVSSEQPSDQLGRVVAPDSEIIAQLLGGRPVFVADAATDPRMLSALARAYGPIMALPLQSGGRVLGALVTPRAQGERPFTEAERTLAIQFASQAALALMMAEAQRDRERLAVYEDRDRIARDLHDLVIQRLFATGMMLESAQRGSLVPEVRQGVGNAADELDVTIQEIRTAIFALQQGPAEAPSGLRTRVLREINMAAVPLGFKPGHRFVGAVDTTVGDLTGKNLIAALREALSNAFRHAEAARIEVVVDATATLPDGRPGVRLTVADDGVGIPEGGRRSGLKNLKRRADSLGGDSWYGPGIGENGGGTTLVWEAPH; the protein is encoded by the coding sequence ATGTCAGCCGCCGCGCGCCCCGGTCCCCCGTCGTCCGCCCCGGGACTGTCGGCCGAACTGGCCGCCCGCGTCCCGCAGTTGCTGGAGGCCATGCGGTCCGTGGGGAGCGGGCTCGAACTGCACTCCACGCTGGAGCGGATCTGCGAGGCGGCGGCCACGCTGACGGACGCCCGGTACGCGGGGCTCGGTGTCGTCGACGAGGACGGCGACGCGCTCGCCGACTTCGTCTTCCACGGGGCCGACGCGGGCACCGCGCGGCGGATCGGGCGGTTTCCCGACGGGCACACGGGCCTGCTCGGCGCGCTCATCCGGGAGTCGGAGCCGGTGCGGCTGACGGACGTGGCCGAAGATCCGCGGTCCTGGGGTTTCCCCGAGCACCATCCGCGGATGCGCGCCTTCCTCGGCGTCCCCATCCGCGTTGCGGGGGAGGTCTTCGGCAACCTCTACCTGGGCGAGAAGCGCGGCGGCGACCCCTTCAACGACTACGACGTCAGCATGGTCCGGGTGCTGGCGACCGAGGCCGGTATCGCCATCGGCAACGCCCGGCTGTACGAGGCCGCCAAGCAGCGTGAGCGGTGGATCGACGGGTCCGTGGCCGTCACGACCGCCCTGTTGTCCGGCGGAGACGCCGAGGAGGCGCTGCAGGTCGTCGCGGAACGGGCCCGCCGGCTGTCCGGTTCGGCGGCCGGGATCGTGCTGCTGCCCGCGGTCGAGGGCGGCATGGAGATCGTCGCCGTGTCCTCGGAACAGCCGTCGGACCAGCTCGGCAGGGTCGTCGCTCCGGACAGCGAGATCATCGCGCAACTCCTCGGCGGGCGGCCGGTGTTCGTGGCGGACGCGGCCACCGATCCCCGGATGCTGAGCGCCCTCGCGCGCGCGTACGGGCCGATCATGGCGCTGCCCCTGCAGAGCGGCGGGCGTGTCCTGGGGGCCCTGGTCACGCCGCGCGCGCAGGGCGAGCGGCCGTTCACGGAGGCGGAACGCACGCTCGCGATCCAGTTCGCCTCGCAGGCCGCGCTCGCGCTGATGATGGCCGAGGCGCAGCGTGACCGGGAACGGCTCGCGGTGTACGAGGACCGCGACCGCATCGCCCGTGACCTGCACGACCTGGTCATCCAACGGCTGTTCGCCACCGGGATGATGCTGGAGAGCGCCCAGCGCGGGTCGCTCGTTCCCGAGGTGCGGCAGGGCGTGGGCAACGCCGCCGACGAACTCGACGTCACCATCCAGGAGATCCGCACCGCGATCTTCGCGCTCCAGCAGGGCCCCGCCGAGGCGCCCTCGGGACTGCGCACCCGGGTGTTGCGGGAGATCAACATGGCGGCCGTGCCGCTCGGTTTCAAGCCCGGTCACCGTTTCGTCGGCGCGGTCGACACGACGGTCGGCGACCTGACCGGCAAGAACCTCATCGCGGCCCTGCGCGAGGCCCTCTCCAACGCGTTCCGGCACGCGGAGGCCGCTCGCATCGAGGTCGTCGTCGACGCGACCGCGACCCTGCCGGACGGCCGTCCCGGCGTACGGCTCACCGTCGCGGACGACGGCGTCGGCATCCCCGAGGGCGGCCGCCGCAGCGGCCTGAAGAACCTCAAACGCCGGGCCGACTCCCTGGGCGGCGACAGCTGGTACGGACCGGGCATCGGCGAGAACGGCGGCGGTACGACGCTGGTGTGGGAGGCGCCCCACTGA
- a CDS encoding ATP-binding cassette domain-containing protein has protein sequence MEKGRRVAVVGTSGSGKTTLAQVLLRFLDADAGSYTLAGVDAYALDGDDVRRLVGLCAQDAHLFDSSVRENLLLARKDATEDELRAALERARLLDWADGLPDGLDTLVGEHGARLSGGQRQRLALARALLADFPVLVLDEPAEHLDLATADALTADLLAATEGRTTLLITHRLAGLDDVDEVIVLDEGRVVQRGPFAGLASVEGPLRGMAEREAESELLVAAG, from the coding sequence TTGGAGAAGGGGCGCCGGGTCGCCGTCGTCGGCACCTCCGGGTCCGGCAAGACGACGCTGGCGCAGGTGCTGCTGCGCTTCCTGGACGCGGACGCGGGTTCGTACACGCTGGCCGGTGTGGACGCGTACGCCCTGGACGGTGACGACGTACGACGGCTCGTCGGGCTGTGTGCGCAGGACGCGCACCTCTTCGACAGCTCGGTGCGCGAGAACCTGCTGCTCGCGAGGAAGGACGCGACCGAGGACGAACTGCGGGCCGCGCTGGAGCGGGCCCGGCTGCTCGACTGGGCCGACGGGCTGCCCGACGGCCTCGACACGCTCGTCGGTGAGCACGGGGCGCGGCTGTCCGGAGGGCAGCGGCAGCGGCTGGCGCTCGCCCGCGCGCTGCTCGCCGACTTCCCGGTCCTCGTGCTCGACGAGCCCGCCGAACACCTGGACCTCGCGACCGCCGACGCGCTCACCGCCGATCTGCTGGCCGCCACGGAAGGCCGTACGACACTGCTCATCACGCACCGGCTCGCGGGTCTGGATGACGTGGACGAGGTGATCGTGCTGGACGAGGGGCGGGTGGTGCAGCGGGGTCCGTTCGCCGGACTGGCGTCGGTGGAGGGGCCGTTGCGGGGGATGGCGGAGCGGGAGGCGGAGTCGGAGCTGCTGGTGGCGGCCGGTTAG